CTTTACATCAACCATTCCGATACCCCCACTCGCCACTGAGAGTTGGAGGTGTTTTCTCTTTATTGCCTCTATTTTTGCGGGGTACCATATAAATTTATGGAGTACGCTCTCGATTGATTTGATATTCCTTGAGGAGATGGTCTTGACCCGCGCATGAAATGTGATGATCGACATTATTAAGGAGTTGATTGCAGTTAGTTTGCCATACCAAGTCAGGTTTCTTGGTTTCAATGAATTTAGGGTCCGGGTTAGTAATCCAATTATCTCGTCCCAcattttttccaatgttttaaGTCCAAAATGGATGCCAAGTATTTTGCAGTCCGGTTTTATATATTGGTGGTATGGAGATTTTGATATCGAGTTGAGCGCTATTTTGGTGATACATAATATTTCCGTTTTTTCTTTATTGATTTGTTGTCCGGCTgcttgtttaaaattttctagTTCTTCAAAGATTTTTGATATGGATATTTGATCCCTAACCGCAAAAGTAATGTCGTCAGCATATTGGTCTATTTTATGCTCATATGCGCCGAGTTTTATTCCTTTTATTTGCGAGTTTGTCTGGATTGATCTTGCGAGTGGTTCGACCGTTAGGCTATATAACATCATACTTAACGGGCATCCCTGTCGTATGCCGCGCCGTATAGTTATTGGGTTGGTTAGACGACCATTCACATCTATACGGCTATATATGTCCGTATACATGCTTTTTATGATGTTTAATGTCTTGCATCCCAAACCTATGTGTTGCAAGACCTCAAATACGAAGCTGTGACTTACATTATCGAAGGCTTTTAAGTTATCGATCATTACCAGAGAACCAGGGATGTTATTATTCTGACAGTGTCTTAAGATAGCATCTATGTTATAATGAATGTCGACCATATTCCTTGATTTGATTGAACATTTTTGAGAGGGGCTTATAATTGGGTCCATAATGGGTTCCAGACGATTTACGATAATTTTTGATATAATCTTATAGTCCGTATTCAAAGTTGTGATTGGGCGCCAGTTTTTGAGGTTTAATTGGTcgttttttttatacaacagtTTTACTTTGGCAATTGAGGCAGATTTGGGTAGGGGGCCGAAAGAGACAATATTGTTTATAAGTTGCGTAAATTGAATTTGTATGGTGTCCCAAAAAGTAACGTAAAACTCTTTTCCTAGTCCGTCCATCCCAGCCGATCGGTTGTTGAACATCTGCTTGATTGTATGCAGAATCTCAGCGCTGGTAACGTATTGTTCTAGGCTGTCGTTatcttgttttgaaatttgagtTGTTTCCATGAGTGAGAGATaatattgttggtagtactcggaTGTTTGGTGTTCTTCACCCCATAAATTTGCGTAGAAGTTTTCTACCAGCTTTATGATCTCCTCCTCTTTGGTGGTTGACCTATTGTTTGATGCTCTCAGTTCCGTTATGGTAGTTTCTTTGGCTCTTTTTTTTATTCGTGCGAAAATAGTTTTTGTTGGCTTTTCGTTCTCCTCAAGGGTTTGAATATTTGCCATCAAGATATCCAATTTGTTTCGTTCTTCAGACAGTGTTTTTAGTTGCGATTTtaggttttctatttttaaagtaTTCTCCCTTTTCCCTTCATATATCAATTTATCCAAGTTTTTCCGTAATTGAGCCAAATTGTTTCGTTTATTATTTGCAACGTTTTTTTCAGTAAGCCATTGTCACTTTTTTGATTCTGTTCTTTACATAATCCCACCATAATTGTAGCGATTCAAAGTTTTGTATTTCGTTTAGAGCGGATGCATAGGTGTTTTTAATCACTCTAACGTAGGTTGGATCGTCATATAACAGAACGTTATTTCGCCACACGCTTTTTCCCCATCGGATTTTTTGAGCTTGTTTGAGTACTATCTGGGGGCACAACAGGTGATCTGACACTGTGTTTATTGTATGGGATATTTCTGAGACCATATGATCCAAGTTTTTCGAGTTATAGATGTTGTCGATACGTCTTCCCTGCGATCCGGTAAGGTgcgtaaaaatttgtttttggggGTATTTTCTTCTATATGTGTCGACAATGTTGTTTTCCTGGatgaatttttttagaattttttccgGCGGCCGAAGTTCAAAATTTCTGGGGATTAGAACATCAATTGGCTCAAGCACAAAGTTAAAATCGCCTACCATTAATATGTCATATGTGTCTATGTAATTCTTTAACGTTACTACcagtttttcacaaaatttcgttttttcaGGTCCGTTTTGGGCTGGGGCATAtacgttgaaaatttttattgtttggcGGTCGATATTAATTTCTACGCTATCCAAGCGGTGTTGGATATGTATGGCGTAGGTGGTTGGCAAATTAGTGTTTTCAGATTTAATCATAATCAGAGTTCCTTGCTTGAAAGTCGTATGGTATTTGTCCAATTTATCCAGCGTATTCATAAATATGTTATATCCTAGTGCTTCCGCCCATTGTGTGACCAATAATTTGTCTATCTTGTGCACCTCTTGCACGCACAGGACATTTGGCCTCTCGTGGCCAGGCTTCTCAAGAGGGGTTGGGGGtggaatcggaaatttgcgcgcaacattctttgcgattaaaaaaaacgataacgagatttctgttgcgtaagaTATTCAAGCCATGACCGATGCAAGCATTTAAAGTGccttgtcgtaataatttaattgtgctcatcgttactcacgtttgattcgagattactattaggattactgaaatgaaagaatactattctaaaataacctaaaatacgtgataaactgccaactataaataaattaaagtcgtatttttgcgatcctgggatttgtcaaacttgatttgttcttttgcactcgagattatttttaagcaagataacGCCGTTTGAAAATCACAAAGTCTGGTCAAAATACATTGCATGCGGcttcgtcggtagtttcagaatgaaaaaaaggtacatcgcgcacACAATTggctgtgtttcgatttcgcagttactaacgatcaataactaaaaaaaaacctaacataacagcaaactttgtgatttacaatgcctataaaagtgtgtttaatctgacgtgaaactgctgaaaccaaacttaTATTgagatcttccattttaagttttaatatttcagaatgtcgtttttcaagaaatttgagATGCGGATTTACtactttattaattattatttttagcatttcgtcgccgatgactataatatggtaacaagTGTtttacattgaactcataattccccacgagaacaaaaaaagcaattatcgtcgtctttgtggaacaatacatgtatatgccgacggaaatttttgatttagggagtaTAAACATCGGCGTAAAAACACGTCAtgctgatgaaaacaatcggcgattatAACAAAATACATTCGCGCACGTTAtcagcggccttttaagtcctCCGAAAGTGTCAAAAAGGAAAAGATTCGATtccttatttattattatgtttgtcaagtgtcaaatttacagctctagtatacataatttatctttgaaatttagatttatttatgacttgtattaaccctattgaaagaggtttagcatttaaattgagtaaattaCTTTAATGGAAATTAAtgggaaagtaacaattttaacatttcttctggggctccgtgaatattTGTCAACCTTTTCGAGGGTCCGcgacaccaaaagtttgagaacccctgctctaccTGTATCCCATGATTAGTTGGAAAGATCAACATACTCATAGAAATGCTGGTATTGAGAAGAcggatttattttaatattatatgtttTCCATGAACTTAGGGAATCTCGCAATTGCAATTTTAACAATCTATCCGTTGCACAATATACTGATCTATTGTAGTAGTTAAGATTTTAGTTTTATCCAAAACCCGATGTAAGAAATCGAGATTCCTTTTCTTATGTGGAAAATATTCAAGGATTTCAATAATGATTCAAAGATTCCAATAATGCATGATATCGTTAAAAATATAACAACGAAACAAGAggagaaatttttatttggacaatatttcactaaaataattttcaaaaaattagtaCTCAAATTTCTCACTTATTGATTCAGTGGAAGAATATGCTCACTTAATCACTAGGATTCGGGTGCAGTCTTCTTTTTAAAGATTCAAAAGCTTTGGAGTTtcaacacaaaataaatatatacaaaatatgctTTAGGGCTTGTCGAACTTGTTCATGTCTTTTCGGACTCGTTTATCGGCTATATTTACGGTAAAGTCTAATCATATAATCGAGCACTCCAACGTTTTCTTCTTAAACTTGACTAAACCTAGTTTTGCGTCAACTGATATCTTCTCACAcacaggggcggattaagcccttCTGtggccctaagcactgaagattTTGGTGCCCCCTcttgtgtaatttaattataaaaacaacaagagagcagtgcttaaatatatgaacacgtcacaaggtgtcgctattttttattctgacacataaaaaacgaatctcttgaagtccacagaaatttttgaaataagtaaaagcaatagccttctggcaaaaaaatcaatctttcaccgctgaaaatttcaaagcaattggtccagtattcgaagagaaaagcgatttcatcatgacgaaagagcataataatactaacaagaacaacagaatattgaaacgatccttatgtacactgacgtccaataaaccacataagaaactagaaataaaacaacttttacgataatttctaggttttttaactgttatatatagccgatatatatatagtttatttatttatagtttactgccgatatgatatatcggcaaacacgcaatatcgggccgatatatcggttgatctctaatcctgagggagtgtgacaatgaAGATTCATGTCTCAagtctcaacgtgaattgaaatagcaaatgatacaagtcacaactgtagtttgaaattttaccgatACCCCGTAGTCTACCTcaggttcaaggttgctaggttgaaggaccgcaaaaacttttgacgaGGTCTCGctggccgcaagtcggagaaaacccaaaaatgATCGTAAtttcgcgagtttacttactttaaatttaataaacaacgagagtttaccgttctaatcagactattattatgttgcatgggtggcgttcttgtAATGAAGCCTTCAGTCATCttaaagttaattcccgagaataaccgttgtattttgcgcatcccgcgtttaatgtcgcttcaaattatattttttcgtgacagatatgatatgaaatcaaaccagacactgtgtgatgggcggggaaatacgtttccgccgttTTTTTcattatgtcacctttcttgtgACACTCATtatattacgaattgttatattgagtaatttaaaaacttgcagcgtgagcaagcttagtgctatcgtcaaataccaaccaagtccgtctaagttggtatttcgggacctagctaaaaaaaaatggattgcgcggcgttaagtcggctctgcgtttcgtcactactgtcacatggccgacgcttgaagagcagtgtttttactaaaacaaaagcacaaagcgttagaaaaagggtttgaatctcgggatcccaaccccaatTGGAATAGCTAAAAAAGCTCAAAAACGTTCCTCCGTTAGATACAAATACACGCCAAATATTGGTCCAATTggtaaaaagaaaagaaatttttttaaaacaaaaatgcagcaaaaggagaatactagaaagaaaaaacaacaacaatttaagaaaacgactcataggcccatttcgtgtccaataaataagtttcagttcagtgtttatttttagtaaaaacggttaatatgatacttgaagacgaaaagtaagcgaacattttaaagtttgagtagtctggtgaactcgtaagtTTTTAATGAACACCGATAAACTACATAAAAATCTGCTCTAAAATTTGTggggtgcccctctttgcttggtgccctaatcacgtgcttatattgtttaatggttaatccggcgctgctcACACACATGTAATGTATTTATCACTCATCGCGTTGGCGATCGCTTGTCCATGCTTCAACaagttatataaaaattttagtcGTCGATATTGTCTGTCTATAGCTATGCCGAACCGTGTAGAAAATTCGAAAAGGTAGAAGAGGATTGGGATTAGAGTTCACTCAAGATGTATTTTTATGGTAATAGAGGAAGAAAAAATTGTTGGGTGCATCTCCGAAACTCATTATCGTAATAAAACTTTCTGACCCGAACTATTTTGATGATATGATGTATAAAACACCCGTATTTTTCGGCCATGCTGCCATTCACCGACATAAACTAGTTTTTGTGTTCAACATATCTGGGttccagtggcgtatctagggtatggcacgtgccatgggcgccgtttgggCGGGGGCGCAAAAACGCGAAAAGTTCTAATCATATaatgtttaaataaaacttgaaaataattaaaactcgtatttttaattaaataataacgaATTCAACAAAAGTTGATAAAAATTgtcagccaacaatcaatgccGTTTGTTCCGTCACTTAGCGCAATTGAAGGTGACGTCATAATTCAACATGAAAGAACTTAAATTGATACGGTACTGAGAATCACTTCGAGCAGATAGTGATTCAAATGTTGGTTATTTTCTTGGCTTAATGAAATTCCTTGCCTTCTTTGATCCTGTGCTGCGAGAGCATCTCGGTTTCATTGAAAGTCAACCACATTCAACCTCTTATCTTTCTCCAGGCGTTCAAGATGAATTTAATCGCCTTTTATGGCATCCCATGTTCTCAAAAGcctaacaaaaaaaattaaagtcaaacCCTATGATCTTATATTTGACTCAACTCCTGGCCAGGCGCATCGAGAGCAGGTTTCAGAAGTTGTGAGATATGTTGATATGTACTTTGACGAGAAAACAGTGTGTGTCACAAAGAGTCTTTTcaagtaacaaaacagcttgttttgacgattatattctttatgtaacagaatttattgtgagacacgtgtagactaaattatattataatctaacaagtataaatttcataattactCGATCGTTTAATAGGCctataatttattaataattagaaaaatgtcaactaaacgcagaaaagttgatgctaagcgCAAAGGGATCAATGGCGcgggaaatattcaaattgaattttttgagatgcaatgcaatgaggaaataagtctatattctattcgaaaaatgtatcactgcttgatttgtATTATATAAAGTATCATTAGTTCGGTTTTAAActctctaaaaatatgtgcagcccgccaatgacttgcaacccctaattttggcccgcgagcgacaaaaggtagccgacccctggtttacagtGATGATCTTGACGGCAAGAAATTATATGCAGAAATTATTGATTGCAAAATGTTGATTTCAAGTCGTACCAGCGTCAAGTTATTGCGACCTGAAGATCTTCTTACCTTCATAGTCGAATATGGGGATGAAAGTGTATTTCCCAATCTCCGGATAGCTTTGCAAATTTTGCTGACAGTGACAGTATCCATAGCAAGTTGCGATCGACCGTTTAGTAAACTAAAATTAGTTCTGTCACATCTTCAATCCTAAATAGGCCAGAAAAGGTTGTGTGATCTAGCTTCATCTATCAAGTATAGAGAGGGGcgaaacaaagaaaacaaattttaatgacATCATTGACGAATTTGAGTCAAGAAAGGCACGAAAAGTACTAATCTTAAATCTTGTTTTTGCCCGATCGTCCACTGATTATTGTGCCGTTAATAAATTGCTCATTATGTAATTAAATTGCGTGGTTGAGAGCAATCAATTTCatataaactataaaaaaagaaacaagCGAAGTAGGGAGCGCATTTTTAAacctttgccatgggcgccattttacctagatacgccactgctgGGTTCACCCACGGAATGCATCACCACGGGATGTGTCTGTGTCGGTTTCATTAAACATCACTAGTGGACACTAGAGATGACCATAAATTAGTCTATTCTATCATTTTGCTTCAGATATACCTATCTGTCATTACAATATGTATGGTGAAAACTTTCGACAAAGTGCTGTCCTACTAACTCCGACTCTGGTATCAAACAATGCCGTGAAATGAGTGAAAACTATTCTGTATTTCTATTTAAGTTTTGTGATAATACGACAGAACTCATTTTCGAAGACATGAGCGCAGACATAACTAGGAACGTCGAAATGTCCTCATTGTTTACGGTTGACATCTGAGTGACTTTAAcacatatatttaaaaatatatggaaCAACAAAACAAGTGTGATCTGTTTTTGTTTAGtatacttttttttcaatttaatatggGTGGGATGAACTACTTGAAATGCAAAATAggaacaaatttttgaaattaaaataataaaagtaaaataccATGACGATGAAAAATTGAACAAACGAGTTATTGTCTTGTATCTcagaaaaacaaaacataatattgaaataacacTTACTAAATGTTCACGCTCACAGTGCTTTTTATTACATACTGCACGAAGCTTCATGCATTTGATGACGAgggaatttttgaattttgtaaacGAAAGACGATGCTGTAAACGCAGTTTCAGTTCCAACTacttaaataaatattacacagtcaaaacaaaaattcacgGTTGCAAATAATAACGTGAAGATATTGAACAAACTGTGAGTTTAGTTAAGGCCAAATCTTTTTGTGGATTGATCGCTTAACAGGAGTGCCTCATTAGCGAACTATATCTGAATATTTTGATACTGGGTTCCACTTGGCTGTGAAATATCAACGAATGGCAGAAATAAACCACGTTTCTTTTCCTTAAAAAACGACATAATTGATAGCTGTTATGATGACTTGGAGACTAAATTAGTGTTTAAAACAAACAGGCAAGGTTGATTGATATGAGCATTAAATTGATGATGCCAAAGAGCCAATTTCGGTGTGTGAATTCGCTTTGAGGTTTAGCCTATTTGAAGTAACTTTGCTGAACACTGCGCGTGTTTTCGTATATGCAGTGCGCACATATTACGCAACCAAGTATTTTCTCTGGGTCGTAATTTTAAAGAACTTAAATATAAAGACAATTAGTTGGAATGGCGATAGCTTGGGAAAATGTTGAATGAAAGAAAATAGgtggaaaatatataaaataattgttaCGAGTAAAAGAAGACACAAGTTTGATACatcgatataaatattttccaCATTTCCAATTAAATTCAAATCACCAGAATATTGTTGTGAGACGAGATATGGCCACATATATTCCATGCTCGCGCCATGGCCGATTGTGATCCATACTTGAAAAATTTAGATACAAGTACATGTATCAAACAACGGTGCCGTATGCAATCGCGTTCGCTCAGCCTCGCATGTCTTAAGCGGCTCACATCCTTAGATTTGCAAATTAATACATGATTTTCAGACCATGTCTTCTTGTAGAAAAGGTTCGTTATCTTGGCATTCTATGTTTCCATTTGTTTCGTTTCCGTTTGAGTTGGGTACCGGAGAAGAATCTGTAATCATTGAATTGTTATTTCTGTTTATCGGTTCGTAGTATATTCGCTTCTTTTTCGCATCCAGCAATATCCCATTTCCGTTACAAGTTTCGCCTTTCAGTTGTTTTGAATCCGATACATTGCTGTTTTTCCGTACTATTGAATTTGCTCTACTGTCAAGTTCTAGACGAACTGAATTGGGTGAATTGTGACAGGGATCTTGTATAGTAATATCCGCGCCAGTGGTAGAATGTCGTGAAAAAAACGTCACTTGAGTAGTTTGGTTAGCACTGTTTATTGTTGAGCCTTTCCGTAAATTGCAAGCTCCCTTTGGAAGGTCTTTTCTGGTTCTCCAATCTCGCCAAGCTTTGCGCACTTCTGTTTGAACTTCGCCATTCAAAAAACAGTAAAGTACGGAAACGAAAGTACCCtgtgaaacaaaacaaaaaatacataaaaatagtGGTAAATTCCCGATtacatattgttttgatccgtattttttgctattttgcaaattcgacaaatttgagatgtacttgaaACACTGACtccgcaatgctgccactccgattatttttaaaaataaaacctttcgaaaaatccgCAATTCTGCGTAAATTCTCACTGAGTAAtacttatttcagtacaataaaaattgatcaaatatactttagattaactATCTTATATTAATCACACATCGAGGAAAAGTCGCGGTTTCAACCTTGTTTATGTTAACACCAAAAATTTATACggcaattttaaagtaatgaaCAAAAAGTCAAATCCCGCCCACAATTAATCATGTTTCGATTGTTGTGACGATATGTTTGTAAACATCGACTAAACGTAATTCGtgccgaaattttgcgatttccATTGCCTAGGAAAGCATTTGgagactgtcgcgggcctctACAAAACTTATATTTAGAATCttgccgccgatgaacgtatgaTAACTCTCACCGGATTCACAAGTCCGTGCGAgtacaaacataaaataattatcatcgttattgtggcacaaatttgtgatttcgagagaataaacaccaacgtAAAGGCATTTACGGTCTGAATAACAAGTCAcgatgatgaaaacaatcagcgattttagcaaaagacaattgcacgcgttattggcgactttttcagttttcaaaaaaaatagaaaaaggaattttattttctagtaaattttaccgtttattttatatttggtatctAATGGTTTCTCAATAGAATTTTATATGTGGGAAGTATCACAGCGTGAAAACTTTGCAGCAttcaatatctttttttttctagtaaaaTCACGCCCGATTTCAAAACCTCGCTGACGGCAATTTGGCGCAGCtttctcaatttattttatatcagtCATTCAATTTTGCGGCCATTAAAGTACTACATGCtatttatttactatttgagcatatccttggatcgcgagattttacaaaatctttcttttaaatttgggtcgcttcaaaagttgggaaccactgggttaGAGTAAGCATGTGGAATTGGCCTTCAAACTGCCAAGTTtctgttaatttattttgtggCTTTCGATTGTATAACTGATGCGCGTTATGAACTAAATATAACCTTTTATCTATCAACAAAGTAATCGCTATACACCACTTAAAAATTAAGATTAAGGCTTATTAGGGAGAAACACTAGAAGCGGTAGATGCATTGATAACAGCATACTATTTtggcaatttatattattatccGATTGGAATCTAGAATTACATGAAGAATACGAATGTTCTTAATAATAAGTCTTACTAACGTACCTGAATTGAACTCAAAAACATTTCGAATGCAAGTTTCAAATGTATAGTAGGTCCATGCTTGTCAGCGAATTCATCAGTGAGTGCGAGAAATACTATGTAATGCATTCCGAGTAGAGGAATGAGGGCTAGCGTCGACTTAGCGAGTCTCAGCTTCATATCCGTGTGTGCCATGTTATGAGCCTGCAGCTTTGATACAATTAGACGAACAATGTTCACGAAAATGAAGCAATTGATCTGTAAtgtataaatagaaaatattgaatatatttactTTGAACAGAACGCGAGATACCATAAAGGCTTGTTTGATCCATAATAAagaagataaaaatataaatccccgcgtttgtttgtatatattaAACTTTATACAAGCCGCGCAAATTTCCTATGACGAATTTCTGCTGTTGCTCGGAGTTAATCTAAGGAAGGAAAAACGCGACATCTCTAACACTTCGATTGCACTTCTCAGGTCACAGTTCAATGTACATACTTTGCTGACCCTTAAGCGAAAATCATGGACATGCAATACAATGCTCTAAACAGAACCATAGATAATTAAAAAGACAACAAAAGAAATACATTAAACTGACCACGATAGAGATTATCGGTACTCGTATCGTCCACCAAATATGCATTTCATCGTTCATGTCAAAGCAGCCACTGTTTTCATAATTCATACGCAAAGCCACCCAAATTAATACAGATATCCAAGGAGCCCCTGAAAAGTAAGA
This is a stretch of genomic DNA from Styela clava chromosome 2, kaStyClav1.hap1.2, whole genome shotgun sequence. It encodes these proteins:
- the LOC144417346 gene encoding vasoactive intestinal polypeptide receptor-like, which produces MNYENSGCFDMNDEMHIWWTIRVPIISIVINCFIFVNIVRLIVSKLQAHNMAHTDMKLRLAKSTLALIPLLGMHYIVFLALTDEFADKHGPTIHLKLAFEMFLSSIQGTFVSVLYCFLNGEVQTEVRKAWRDWRTRKDLPKGACNLRKGSTINSANQTTQVTFFSRHSTTGADITIQDPCHNSPNSVRLELDSRANSIVRKNSNVSDSKQLKGETCNGNGILLDAKKKRIYYEPINRNNNSMITDSSPVPNSNGNETNGNIECQDNEPFLQEDMV